The sequence CGGCCGTGGCGCTCGGCGTCTCGATGGACTGGCTGGCGGGGCTCACCGACCGGCCAGAGCGGCCCGGCGACCTGATCGCCAACGCGATGACCATGACGGATGCGGCGCGCAGCGCGGTGGATGCACAGCTCATGGCTTGGCACGAGGAGGCGCGTGGCTACAAGATCCGCCACGTGCCCGCCACCCTGCCCGACTTCCTGAAAACGCCGGAGGTCATCGCCTGGGAATACGCGCCCGCCGCGGACCGGACCACCGATCAGGCGATCGGCGCGACGGAGGACGCGATGGCCTGGCTCGACCGGCAGCAATCGGATTACGAGATCGCGATGCCGCTCTCGGCCCTGTCCGCCTTCGCCGCCGGGACGGGCTACTGGTTCGGGCTCGACCGCGACATCCGGGCCGAGCAGCTCCGGCGCATGGCGGAGGACTGCGAGCGGCTCTACCCCACGCTGCGGCTCTTCCAGTTCGACATGCACCGGGTCTACTCGGCGCCGATCACCACCTTCGGCCCGATCCTCGCGATCATCTATATCGGGCAGAGCTACCTCGCCTTCCGCGAGTCGAGCCGCGTCGCGTCCCTCTCCCGCCATTTCGACCGTCTGGTGCGGGAGGCGGAGATCGACGCGCGCGATGCGGCCGCCGCGATCCGTCAGTTGCGCGATCGCATGGTGCGCTGACGGGAAGGGCGCATTTGGGGAAAGATGAAGGCGCGGGCCGCTTTCATCTTTCCAAACAATACGCCCGCCGGAGGCGCACGGTGCTCAGAGGCGGAAGCCGCTCTTCGGATAGACCCCGAGGATGCGGAGCGACGAGGTGAAGTAGTCGAGCTCCTCCAGCGCGCGGGCCACGCCCGGCTCGTCCGGGTGGCCGTCGACCTCCGCGAAGAACTGCGTCGCGGTGAAGGAGCCGTCGGTCATGTAGCTTTCGAGCTTCGTCATGTTGACGCCGTTCGTCGCGAACCCGCCCATCGCCTTGTAAAGCGCCGCCGGGATGTTGCGCACCCGGAAGAGGAAGCTCGTCATCATCGGCCGGTCCGAGACCTCGGGCAGCACACCGTGGGGCGCCATGACGAGGAAGCGGGTCGTGTTGTTGTGCGCGTCCTCGATATGGCGGGCGAGCACGTCGAGGCCGTAGATCTCCCCAGCAAGCTCCGAGGCGAGCGCGGCCCGGGCGGGGTCGGCGAGCTCCGCCACCGTCCGCGCGGAACCGGCCGTGTCCGCCCCGGTGATCGGCTGGATGCCGTGGGTGTTGAGGAAGCTGCGGCACTGGCCCAGCAACACCGTGTGGCTCATCGCCTCGCGCACGGTGCCGAGCGTCGTGCCGGGCAGCGCCAGAAGGTTGATGTGCACGCGCACGAAGTGCTCACCGATGATGTGCAGGCCGCTGTCGGGCAACAGTTGGTGCACGTCGGCCACGCGGCCATAGGTCGAGTTCTCGACCGCGATCATGCCCAGATCGGCGCGGCCGGTGCGCACGGCCTCGATCGCGCCTTCGAAGGTTCGGCAGGGCAACGGCTCCATGTCCGGAAACATCTCGCGGCACGCCTGATGGGAATACGCGCCGAGCTCCCCCTGGAAAGAGATGGTTCCAGTCCTATTCATTCAAGCCTCGTGCCCTATGGTCGCGCCCCCGGAACGAGGTCGCTTCGTCGCGCCTTCTATACCTTGAAAACCGTGTGGGGGAACGGCTACTACACGCTGGAAATTCGGAACCTCCGGGCCAGCCGTCCCGGTCAGTGAGGAAGGTGCCTATCGCATGGACAGTCTCGAACTCAACAAGATCGTAGCCGGGGTGCTGGGGGCGTTCCTCCTGCTCCTGCTGTTCGGCTGGGTCAGCGATAGCGTCTACGGCTTCTATGGCGGGCATGACGAGGAGCATCTCGCCTTCGAGATCGAACTGCCCGAGGAAGAGGGCGCCGAGGTCGAGGTGGCAGACGCCGGCCCGTCGATCGGTGAGCTTCTGCAAACCGCCTCCGCCGAGGCATCGTCGTTCCGGGCGTGTGCCGCATGCCACAACGCGGAGGAGGAGGCCAACGGCGTCGGTCCGCACCTCGTCGGCCTGCTGGGCCGGGAGATCGGCAGCGTCGCAGGCTATGACTACTCCGATGCGCTCGCCGGGATGGGTGATGTCTGGACCGCCGAAGCAATCAGCGCCTTCATCGAGAACCCGCGGGGCTGGGCGCCCGGCACCAAGATGGCCTATAACGGAATGCGCCGCGCCGAGGACCGCGCCGACGTGATCGCCTACATCGCGGCGGCCGGTGGTCAGGACATCTCCGAATTCATCGTGCTGCCGGAGGAGGAAGCCTCCGTCGAGGGTGAAGCCACAGAAGCGGCCGCCACCGAAGAGGCGATGACCGAGGAAGAGACGGCAGCGGCTCCGGCGGAAGAAGCACCGGTCGAGGAAGAAGCGGCCGAGGCACCTGCGGAAGCAGCGCCGGTCGAAGAGGATGCGGCCGAGGCGCCCGCGGAAGAAGCACCGGTCGAAGAGGATGCGGCCGAGGCGCCCGCGGAAGAAGCTCCGGTTGAAGAAGAGGCCGCCGAAGCGCCGGCAGAGGAAGCTCCCGTTGAGGAAGAGACCGCCGAAGCACCTGCCGAAGAGACGGCGACCGCCGAAGCCGACGTCGCCGTGACCGAAGAAGAGACTGCGGCAACGGAAGAGGCTCAGGTGACCGAGACGGCGGAGCAGGAAGCGCCGGCTGACGAAGCCGCCGAGGCCGCACCCGCGGAAGAAGCCGCTCCGGCCGAGGACGCCGCTGCAGCCGTTCCCGCCTTCATGCAGAACGCATCCGCCGAAGCGGGCGAGAGCCTGTTCCGCGCCTGCCGTGCCTGTCACGTGCTGGAGGACGGCGTGAACCGCGCGGGCCCGCACCTCTACAACATCGTCGGCCGTGAAGTGGCCTCGGTGGAGGGCTTCAACTACTCCGGCGCGCTGGCCGAGAAGGGCGGCGTCTGGACCTACGAGGAGCTCAACGGCTACCTGGAGAACCCGCGTCAGTGGGTGCCGGGCACGCGGATGGGCTATGCCGGGATGCGCAGCGAGGAAGATCGCGCAAACCTGATCGCCTATCTCGAGGCGGCGGGTGCGGAGTGACGCACTCCTAACCGACTGAAATTGCGAGGAAGCCGCCCCGACCGGGCGGCTTTTTCACATCTGGGGCTGCGTGGATGCGTCGCGTCGTTCGCTTCGCGGGTTGTCACCACCCGGGGCGCGACCTAACGATTAAGGTATCTCAGTTGCCGAAGGGATCCAGATGGTTTTCAGCCTGCGCAAAGCCCGTCTCCGTGCCGCCCCACGCCCTGACGAAACGGGCGCCGGGTTCCTTGAACGGGTCCGCCGCGCCGGGATCGCCTTCGCGCTCGTCCTGACGGGCGCAGCTACCGCGTGGGCGGAGGGCCATGAGGGCGGCGTGACCGTGGCGCACGGCATCTCCTCCTTCGGCGCGCTGAAATACGAAGAGGGTTTCGCGCATTTCGACTACGTGAACCCGGAGGCACCCAAGGGCGGCTACTTCTCGCAATGGGCGTTCGGCACCTTCGACAGCGCCAATCCCTTCGTCCGGGACGGCGTGGCCGTCGGCGGCGCGGCGCTGATGTATGACAGCCTGATGGCGGGCAGCGCCGACGAGCCGGATTCAGCCTACGGGCTGGTGGCAGAGACCATCGAGTATCCCGAGGATCGGAGCTGGGTCATCTTCAACATGCGGCCCGAGGCGCGCTTTCACGACGGTACGCCGATCACGGCGGAGGATGTGGTCGCGACCTATGACGCGCTGATGGAGTTCGGCAACCCGGCGCGCTACCGCCTCGGCATCTTCGCCGATTTCGAGGGGGTCGAGGCGCTCGACACCCACCGCGTCCGCTTCGATTTCAAGGACGGTGTCTCGACGCGCAACCTGCCCCTGCTGGCGGGCGGCATGTCGATTCTGTCGAAGGACTGGCTCGACAACAATGACTTCACGCAGACGACGCTGGACCCGATCCCGGGCTCCGGCCCCTATCGGCTCAAGAGCATCGATGCAGGCCGCTCGGTCGTCTACGAGCGGGTCGAGGACTACTGGGGCGCCGATCTGCCGGTGAACGTCGGCTCCAACAATTTCGACGAATACCGCTGGGAGTACTTCACCGACTCCACCGCCGCGTTCGAGGCGTTCAAGGCGGGCGTCTACACCTTCCGGCAGGAGAACACCTCGCGCCTGTGGGCCACGGCCTATGATTGGCCCGCGCTCAACGACGGCTACGTGGCGCGGGAGACGCTGCCAGATGGCCGCTCGGTCGGCACGCAGGGCTGGTGGATAAACATGCGGCGCGACCGGTTCCAGGACCCGCGGGTGCGCGAGGCGATCAGCCTGATGTTCAACTTCGAGTTCGCGAACCAGGCGCTGTTCTACGGCCTCTACAACCGGACCGACAGCTTCTGGGAGAATACGGATTTCCAGGCGACCGGAATGCCTTCGGAGGAGGAACTTGCCCTGCTGGAGCCGGTGCGCGACTACATCCCCGAGACGGTGTTCAGCGAGGAGGCATACGTGCCCCCCGTCTCCGGCGGGCAGCGGCTTGACCGGCGGCTGCAGCGCCGCGCCGTGCAACTCTTCCGCGAGGCGGGCTGGACGCTGCAAAACGGGCGGCTCGTCAACGAGGCGGGTGAGCAGTTCCGGATCGAGATCCTGAACGACAGCCCGTCCTTCGAGCGGATCATCAACGGCTTTGCCCAGAACCTCGAAGCGATCGGCATCGACGTCGATGCGGAGATGGTGGACGCCGCCCAGGCCCAGCGTCGCCAGCGGGAGCTCGACTTCGACATGGTCACGCAGGGCTTCCGCATGTCGCTGACGCCGAGCCAGAGCACGCAGGTGATCTTCGGCTCGCAAAGCGCCAACGAGCCCGACACCTTCAACCTTTCGGGCATCGCCAACGAGGGCGTCGATCAGCTCCTGTTGCGCATCGGCGAGGCGGAGACGCGGGACGAGCTGCGCACGCGGGTCCAGGCGCTCGACCGGGTGCTGCGCTCGATGTTCATCTGGGTGCCGCAATGGCATTCGGGCCAGTACTTCGTGGCCTATCTCGATGTCTATTCCCGGCCCGAGATCATCCCGCCCTACTCGCTCGCCACCGGCACATGGTGGTGGGACGAGGAGAAGGCCGATCGGCTGCGCGCGGCCGGGGTGCTCTGATCCGTCATGGGCGCCTACATCCTTCGCCGTCTGCTTCTGGTGATCCCGACCCTGTTCGGGATCATGCTGATCAACTTCACCCTGACGCAGTTCCTGCCGGGCGGCCCGATCGAGCAGATCATTGCCGAGATCAACGGCGCCGCAGGCTCTACCGAGCGCTTCACGGGCGGTAGTGGCGATGCGGGGATCGAGACGGCGCAGGGCGGCGGTGAGTATCAGGGCGCCCGCGGTCTGCCCCCCGACTTCATCGCGGAGCTGGAAGAGCAGTTCGGCCTCGACCGCCCGCCCGCCGAGCGGTTCCTGTTGATGATGTGGAACTACCTGCAGTTCGATTTCGGGGAGAGCTACCAGCGCTCGATCTCCGTCGTCGATCTTGTGATCGAGAAGCTGCCGGTGTCGATCACGCTGGGCCTGTGGTCGACGCTGATCGCCTACCTCATCTCCATCCCGCTCGGCATCCGCAAGGCGGTGAAGGACGGCACGCGGTTCGACACCTACACCTCCGGCATCATCATCGTGGCCTACGCGATCCCGGGCTTCCTGTTCGCCGTTCTGCTGCTGGTGTTGTTCGCGGGCGGGTCGTATTTCCAGATCTTCCCGGCACGGGGTCTCACCTCCCCGGGGTGGGAGACGTTCCCGTGGTGGCAGAAGATCACCGACTACCTGTGGCACATCACGCTGCCGGTGATCGCATCCACCATCGCGAGTTTCGCCACGCTGACGCTGCTGACGAAGAACTCCTTCCTCGACGAGATCCGCAAGCAATACGTGATGACTGCGAGGGCCAAGGGCCTGACGGAGAGCCGCGTGCTCTACGGTCACGTGTTCCGCAACGCGATGCTCATCATCATCGCGGGCTTTCCGGGGCTGTTCGTTTCGGTCTTCTTCGGGGCAAGCCTGATCATCGAGACGATCTTCTCCCTCGACGGGCTGGGGCTGCTCGGCTTCCAGTCGGCGGTGGAGCGGGATTACCCCGTCGTCTTCGGCACGCTCTACGTCTTCGGCCTGATCGGGCTGCTGATCGGGATCCTGTCCGACCTGATGTACGTGCTGGTGGACCCGCGCATCGATTTCGAGAGCCGCCAGACATGACGCTCACCCCTCTCCAACGCCGGCGGCTCAATGCCTTTCGCGGGAACAGGCGCGCGCTCTGGTCCTTCTGGATCTTCGCCGTACTGTTCGGGCTGTCGCTGATTGCCGAGGTCATCTCCAACGACCGGCCCATCGTGCTGTCCTACCAGGGGGAGCTGATGTTCCCCGCGCTTGGCGGCGTCTACGAGGAGGTGGATTTCGGCGGCGATCCCGGCTTCCTCGCCGATTTCCGCGATCCTTACGTGCAGTGCCTGATCACCACCGGCGGGTCGGAGGCGTGCTTCGACATCCCCGAGGAGGCGATGGCCGAGGCGGAGGCTTCGGGCACCGTGGAGGGCGAGGTGGTGCCAGCGGGCTGGATGATCTGGCCGCTCAACCCTTACTCCTTCAACACGATCAGCTACGAGGTCGCGCGGGCGCCGTCCTCGCCGGACGCGCTGCATCTGCTGGGCACCGACGATCAGGCGCGCGACGTGCTGGCGCGCGTGATCTACGGCTTCCGCACGGCGGTGCTGTTCGCGTTCGCCACCGTCTTCATCTCCTCGGTCGTGGGGATCGCGGCGGGCGCCGTGCAGGGCTATTTCGGCGGCTGGCTCGACCTCTTCTTCCAGCGGTTCGTGGAGATCTGGGGGGCGACGCCGTCGCTCTACATCATCATCATCGCGGCCGCCCTCTTCACCATGAACTTCTGGCTGCTGGTGGCGCTGATCTCACTCTTCTCCTGGACGGCGCTGGTGGGCGTCGTGCGGGCGGAGTTCCTGCGGGCACGCAACTTCGAATATGTCCGAGCGGCCCGCGCGCTTGGCGTGACGGACGGGGTCATCATGTTCCGCCATGTGCTGCCGAACGCGATGGTGGCGACGGTGACGCTGATGCCGTTCCTGATCACATCGTCCATCGCAGGGCTCGCCACGCTCGACTTCCTCGGCTTCGGCCTGCCGTCGAACTACCCTTCGTTGGGGGAACTCGCGCTCCAGGCCCGCAACAACCTGACCGCGCCGCATCTGGGGATCACCGCGTTCCTCAGCCTCGCCATCATGCTGTCGCTTCTCGTCTTCATCTTCGAGGGCGTGCGGGACGCGTTCGACCCGCGGAAGGTGCTGAAATGAGCCTGCTCGAGGTCCAAGATCTACGCGTGAGCTTTGCCGAGATGCAGGCGGTGCGCGGCGTGAGCTTCACCGTCGAGAAGGGTGAAACGGTCGCTCTGGTCGGGGAGAGCGGATCGGGCAAGTCGCTCACCGCGCTGTCCACCGTCGAGCTCTTGCCCGACAGCGCCACGGTCACCGGCTCCGTCCGCTACGAGGGGCGGGAGATCCGGGGTGCCACGCCGCAAACCCTGCGGGAGATCCGGGGCAACGACATCAGCTTCATCTTTCAGGAGCCGATGACCTCGCTCAACCCGCTCCAGACCATCGAGAAGCAGATCGGGGAGAGCCTCGCGATCCACCAGGGGCTGAGCGGTGACACGGCGCGCGCGCGCATCATCGAACTGCTCGACCGGGTGGGCATCCGCGATGCCGAGAATCGGTTGAAGAGCTATCCGCACGAGCTCTCCGGCGGGCAGCGCCAGCGCGTGATGATCGCCATGGCGCTCGCCAACGGGCCGAAGCTGCTGGTGGCCGACGAGCCGACCACCGCGCTCGACGTCACGATCCAGGCGCAGATCCTGGAGCTGTTGAAGGCGCTGCAGCGGGATGAGGGGATGGGGATGCTCTTCATCACGCACGACCTCGGCATCGTGCGCCGCATCGCCGACCGGGTCTGCGTGATGAAGGACGGCGAGATCGTGGAACAGGGCCCGACCGCCCGCCTCTTCGCCGATCCGCAGCACCCCTACACGCAGAAGCTGCTGGCCGCCGAGCCCACCGACAAGCCGCAACCGGTG is a genomic window of Pontivivens ytuae containing:
- a CDS encoding helix-turn-helix domain-containing protein; the protein is MDKRARAALFRERLDQAMTVKGVSRSALARETGVDRSTISQLLSAGEVRLPNVQLAADAAVALGVSMDWLAGLTDRPERPGDLIANAMTMTDAARSAVDAQLMAWHEEARGYKIRHVPATLPDFLKTPEVIAWEYAPAADRTTDQAIGATEDAMAWLDRQQSDYEIAMPLSALSAFAAGTGYWFGLDRDIRAEQLRRMAEDCERLYPTLRLFQFDMHRVYSAPITTFGPILAIIYIGQSYLAFRESSRVASLSRHFDRLVREAEIDARDAAAAIRQLRDRMVR
- a CDS encoding prephenate dehydratase: MNRTGTISFQGELGAYSHQACREMFPDMEPLPCRTFEGAIEAVRTGRADLGMIAVENSTYGRVADVHQLLPDSGLHIIGEHFVRVHINLLALPGTTLGTVREAMSHTVLLGQCRSFLNTHGIQPITGADTAGSARTVAELADPARAALASELAGEIYGLDVLARHIEDAHNNTTRFLVMAPHGVLPEVSDRPMMTSFLFRVRNIPAALYKAMGGFATNGVNMTKLESYMTDGSFTATQFFAEVDGHPDEPGVARALEELDYFTSSLRILGVYPKSGFRL
- a CDS encoding c-type cytochrome; amino-acid sequence: MDSLELNKIVAGVLGAFLLLLLFGWVSDSVYGFYGGHDEEHLAFEIELPEEEGAEVEVADAGPSIGELLQTASAEASSFRACAACHNAEEEANGVGPHLVGLLGREIGSVAGYDYSDALAGMGDVWTAEAISAFIENPRGWAPGTKMAYNGMRRAEDRADVIAYIAAAGGQDISEFIVLPEEEASVEGEATEAAATEEAMTEEETAAAPAEEAPVEEEAAEAPAEAAPVEEDAAEAPAEEAPVEEDAAEAPAEEAPVEEEAAEAPAEEAPVEEETAEAPAEETATAEADVAVTEEETAATEEAQVTETAEQEAPADEAAEAAPAEEAAPAEDAAAAVPAFMQNASAEAGESLFRACRACHVLEDGVNRAGPHLYNIVGREVASVEGFNYSGALAEKGGVWTYEELNGYLENPRQWVPGTRMGYAGMRSEEDRANLIAYLEAAGAE
- a CDS encoding extracellular solute-binding protein — translated: MVFSLRKARLRAAPRPDETGAGFLERVRRAGIAFALVLTGAATAWAEGHEGGVTVAHGISSFGALKYEEGFAHFDYVNPEAPKGGYFSQWAFGTFDSANPFVRDGVAVGGAALMYDSLMAGSADEPDSAYGLVAETIEYPEDRSWVIFNMRPEARFHDGTPITAEDVVATYDALMEFGNPARYRLGIFADFEGVEALDTHRVRFDFKDGVSTRNLPLLAGGMSILSKDWLDNNDFTQTTLDPIPGSGPYRLKSIDAGRSVVYERVEDYWGADLPVNVGSNNFDEYRWEYFTDSTAAFEAFKAGVYTFRQENTSRLWATAYDWPALNDGYVARETLPDGRSVGTQGWWINMRRDRFQDPRVREAISLMFNFEFANQALFYGLYNRTDSFWENTDFQATGMPSEEELALLEPVRDYIPETVFSEEAYVPPVSGGQRLDRRLQRRAVQLFREAGWTLQNGRLVNEAGEQFRIEILNDSPSFERIINGFAQNLEAIGIDVDAEMVDAAQAQRRQRELDFDMVTQGFRMSLTPSQSTQVIFGSQSANEPDTFNLSGIANEGVDQLLLRIGEAETRDELRTRVQALDRVLRSMFIWVPQWHSGQYFVAYLDVYSRPEIIPPYSLATGTWWWDEEKADRLRAAGVL
- a CDS encoding microcin C ABC transporter permease YejB yields the protein MGAYILRRLLLVIPTLFGIMLINFTLTQFLPGGPIEQIIAEINGAAGSTERFTGGSGDAGIETAQGGGEYQGARGLPPDFIAELEEQFGLDRPPAERFLLMMWNYLQFDFGESYQRSISVVDLVIEKLPVSITLGLWSTLIAYLISIPLGIRKAVKDGTRFDTYTSGIIIVAYAIPGFLFAVLLLVLFAGGSYFQIFPARGLTSPGWETFPWWQKITDYLWHITLPVIASTIASFATLTLLTKNSFLDEIRKQYVMTARAKGLTESRVLYGHVFRNAMLIIIAGFPGLFVSVFFGASLIIETIFSLDGLGLLGFQSAVERDYPVVFGTLYVFGLIGLLIGILSDLMYVLVDPRIDFESRQT
- a CDS encoding ABC transporter permease; this translates as MTLTPLQRRRLNAFRGNRRALWSFWIFAVLFGLSLIAEVISNDRPIVLSYQGELMFPALGGVYEEVDFGGDPGFLADFRDPYVQCLITTGGSEACFDIPEEAMAEAEASGTVEGEVVPAGWMIWPLNPYSFNTISYEVARAPSSPDALHLLGTDDQARDVLARVIYGFRTAVLFAFATVFISSVVGIAAGAVQGYFGGWLDLFFQRFVEIWGATPSLYIIIIAAALFTMNFWLLVALISLFSWTALVGVVRAEFLRARNFEYVRAARALGVTDGVIMFRHVLPNAMVATVTLMPFLITSSIAGLATLDFLGFGLPSNYPSLGELALQARNNLTAPHLGITAFLSLAIMLSLLVFIFEGVRDAFDPRKVLK